Part of the Pseudarthrobacter sp. L1SW genome, GCCGGGAGCGGCAACTGGGTCCTGGGCCCGGAGATCCTCCTGATGGGATCGGTGGCGTCGGCGCGGTTTCCGCTGGAGGACATCGCCAGGCCCAGCCTCCGCCGGCTTGCCGAGGCCACTGGCGAAAGTGCCTTCTTCTCCATCCGCCGCGGTTCCGAGACGGTGTGCCTGCTGCGTGAGGAGGGCAGTTTCCCGGTCCGGTCCTTCGTGCTGCACGAGGGCGTGCGCTTCCCGCTCGGGGTGGCCTCCGCGGGCACCGCCATCATGGCTTTCCTGCCGGAGGCCGAGCAGGAGGAGCTGCTGGGCAGTTGGCGGAAGCATGCCGGCGCATTCGCGGCGGGGCACTCCGAGGAGGTAGTCCGGGCCAACCTTGCCCGGACCCGGCAGGCGGGCTACTCGGTTAATCCCGGGCTGGTCCTGGAAGGCAGTTGGGGCATGGGCGCCGCTGTGTTCGACCCGTCCGGCCGGCCGGCGTGGGCCCTCTCACTCACCGGGATCGAGCCGCGCTTCCGGGCGGAACGCCAGGAAGAGCTGGGGAACCTGTTGATGGCGGAGGCCCACCGCATCACCCAGCAGCTGGGCGGGGACGGAAAGGCGAACCGGGCGCGCTGAATTCCTACAGCCCTGCGCGCGGCTCCTCCGGGCCCTCGGTCTTCCACCAGGTGTCAAAGATGGTGACGGGGACCGTGCGCTTGTGCCGCGTGCGCAGGTACTTCTGTTCGATCGAGTCGGCCACGGACTCCGGAACATCCCGGCCTTCCAGGTAATCGTCGATCTGGTCGTAGCTCAGGCCCAGCTCGTCCTCATCGGTGCGGCCCGGTTTGTCGTCCAGGAGGTCCGCCGTGGGCACCTTCTCCCAGACCCGTGCCGGCGCTCCAAGTTCGGCCAGCAGGGCCCTGTTTTGCCGCTTGTTCAGGCCGAACAGCGGCAGGATGTCCGCGCCGCCGTCGCCGTACTTGGTGAAAAAGCCGGTCACGGACTCGGCGCCGTGGTCCGTGCCGACCACCAGGTAGTTGTGTTCGCCCGCCAGGGCGTACTGGGCAATCATGCGGGTGCGGGCCTTGGTGTTGCCCTTGTGGAAGTCGGAGATCTCCGTGCCTACGGTTTTCTCGAACTCATCCTCGAAGCCGTCCACGGCCGCGGAGATGTTGAAGGTCCATTCCGTCTTGGGCTTGATGAAGTCCAGGGCGGCCTGGGCGTCTTCCTCGTCATGCTGGACGCCATAGGGCAGCCGCACCGCCACGAAGTTGGCCTCCACGCCCTCTGCTTCAAGTTCTTCGACCGCAAGCTGGGCCAGCTTTCCGGCGAGCGACGAATCGAGGCCGCCGGAAATGCCCAGGACGAAACCCTTGGTATGGGTGGCCTTCAGGTAGTCCTTGAGGAATGTGACGCGCTTGCGCACCTCCCCGGCGGGATCGATCCGGGGCTGTACGCCCATTTCCTTGATGATGCTGGCCTGGAGTTCGCGCATGTGGAACAGCCTAGCCAGCGGTGTCAACAACGCTCAAGCATCCACACCGGGCCGCCCCCACTAAACTGGAGTCCATGACTTCCCCCAGTGACACTGCAGTGGATACTGCAGCCGCCCGCGCCCGACTGCTGGAACTGATC contains:
- the nadE gene encoding ammonia-dependent NAD(+) synthetase translates to MRELQASIIKEMGVQPRIDPAGEVRKRVTFLKDYLKATHTKGFVLGISGGLDSSLAGKLAQLAVEELEAEGVEANFVAVRLPYGVQHDEEDAQAALDFIKPKTEWTFNISAAVDGFEDEFEKTVGTEISDFHKGNTKARTRMIAQYALAGEHNYLVVGTDHGAESVTGFFTKYGDGGADILPLFGLNKRQNRALLAELGAPARVWEKVPTADLLDDKPGRTDEDELGLSYDQIDDYLEGRDVPESVADSIEQKYLRTRHKRTVPVTIFDTWWKTEGPEEPRAGL
- a CDS encoding IclR family transcriptional regulator, coding for MSQVPVQGAQVVSRIAGLLRLVGRSAEGMGLAALVQESGLTRPTVHRLLSSLASEGLLDHDAGSGNWVLGPEILLMGSVASARFPLEDIARPSLRRLAEATGESAFFSIRRGSETVCLLREEGSFPVRSFVLHEGVRFPLGVASAGTAIMAFLPEAEQEELLGSWRKHAGAFAAGHSEEVVRANLARTRQAGYSVNPGLVLEGSWGMGAAVFDPSGRPAWALSLTGIEPRFRAERQEELGNLLMAEAHRITQQLGGDGKANRAR